In Allomuricauda ruestringensis DSM 13258, the following proteins share a genomic window:
- a CDS encoding M1 family metallopeptidase, which produces MKQTFFLIFLLGLSIVSAQNFTKQDTLRGSITPEREWWDLNYYHLNVKVEPSNKFISGHNVVRYKVLEEAKILQIDLQEPMKIESITQDGKKLKYTSAGNAHFIKLKKKQIPGEFNELKIEYSGHPREAVRAPWDGGFSWKEDGSANPFVATSCQGLGASVWWPNKDHMYDEVDSMRISATVPKDLMDVSNGQLESVEDKGDFKTYNWVVKNPINNYGVNVNIGNYTHFGEMYEGEKGPLQLDYYVLPNNLEKAKKQFVQTPMMLRAFEHWFGPYPFYEDGFKLVEVPYLGMEHQSSVTYGNKYENGYLGRDLSGTGWGLQFDFIIIHEAGHEWFANNITYKDVADMWVHEGFTAYSENLYLDYHFGKKVSAEYVIGTRANIQNDRPIIGPYGVNKEGSGDMYYKGANILHTLRQLVDDDEKWRQILRGLNKDFYHQTVTTKQIEEYLSEKSGKDLSAFFDQYLRTTLIPKLEYKIEDGSITYRYVDVVKDFDMPIKITVDGSEKRLFPNTEWKTEQLEGTKIVFDKNFYIETKKM; this is translated from the coding sequence ATGAAGCAAACTTTTTTTCTAATTTTCCTATTGGGGTTGAGCATTGTATCTGCACAAAATTTTACTAAACAAGACACTTTAAGGGGCAGCATAACTCCAGAAAGGGAATGGTGGGATTTGAACTACTACCACCTCAACGTGAAGGTGGAACCCTCCAATAAGTTTATCTCGGGGCACAATGTTGTTCGGTACAAGGTTTTGGAAGAGGCCAAAATACTTCAAATTGACCTACAGGAACCCATGAAAATTGAATCCATCACACAAGACGGTAAAAAATTAAAATACACTTCTGCAGGAAACGCTCATTTCATCAAACTAAAGAAAAAACAGATCCCCGGTGAGTTCAATGAACTAAAAATAGAATACTCAGGGCATCCTAGAGAAGCAGTAAGAGCTCCTTGGGATGGAGGTTTTTCTTGGAAAGAGGATGGCAGTGCCAACCCTTTTGTCGCTACATCGTGCCAAGGTTTGGGTGCCAGTGTTTGGTGGCCAAACAAGGATCACATGTACGATGAGGTGGACAGTATGCGGATAAGTGCAACCGTTCCCAAAGATTTAATGGATGTGTCCAATGGACAATTGGAAAGTGTTGAGGACAAGGGTGATTTTAAAACCTATAATTGGGTGGTGAAGAACCCCATCAATAACTACGGGGTCAATGTAAATATCGGGAATTACACGCATTTTGGAGAAATGTATGAGGGCGAGAAGGGCCCGTTGCAACTGGATTACTACGTGTTGCCCAATAACTTGGAAAAAGCCAAAAAACAATTTGTCCAAACCCCAATGATGCTCAGAGCTTTTGAACATTGGTTTGGCCCCTACCCTTTTTACGAAGATGGTTTTAAATTGGTGGAAGTGCCTTATTTGGGTATGGAACACCAAAGCTCGGTTACCTATGGTAACAAATATGAAAATGGTTATTTGGGTCGGGATTTATCGGGCACCGGTTGGGGTCTACAATTCGATTTTATTATTATCCATGAGGCAGGACACGAATGGTTTGCCAACAACATTACCTACAAAGATGTTGCCGATATGTGGGTACACGAAGGGTTTACGGCCTATTCCGAAAATCTGTACCTCGATTATCATTTTGGTAAAAAAGTATCTGCCGAATATGTTATCGGAACACGTGCCAATATCCAAAACGACCGTCCTATCATTGGACCTTATGGAGTAAACAAAGAGGGCTCGGGAGATATGTATTACAAGGGTGCCAACATATTGCACACCCTACGCCAATTGGTGGATGATGATGAAAAATGGCGTCAAATATTAAGAGGGCTCAACAAGGATTTTTATCACCAAACAGTGACTACCAAACAGATTGAGGAATATTTAAGTGAAAAATCGGGAAAGGATTTATCCGCTTTCTTTGATCAATATTTGCGTACTACCCTAATTCCAAAACTGGAATATAAAATTGAAGATGGCTCTATTACCTATCGATATGTTGATGTGGTAAAAGATTTTGATATGCCCATCAAAATAACTGTAGATGGTTCGGAGAAGCGGTTATTTCCCAATACCGAATGGAAAACTGAACAATTGGAGGGAACCAAAATTGTTTTTGATAAGAACTTCTACATCGAGACCAAAAAGATGTAG
- a CDS encoding ThuA domain-containing protein, producing the protein MHMKNYILGALCLLFVLVGCEKKRQGPPKLLVFSKTMAFKHASIPSGIAALEKLGQENNFVVDTTTNGQLFIDENLAQYSAIVFLSTTGNVLNAREEAAFERYIQAGGGYVGIHAAADTEYDWGWYNKLVGAQFLSHPAGTPEADFIIKDKNHPSTEFFTDSVWHRSDELYNYKNIYDGINVLMTVDESTYEGGENGDYHPMAWYHEFDGGRAFYTAAGHTDESYTEELFLKHVLGGINYAIGKNLELDYAKATSQIPPEADRFSKVTLSTGQFFEPTEMTVLPNNDVLIAQRRGEVMLYSDETKEISQVAFLDVYHKTLETPGVNAEQGLMGLQKDPNFAENHWIYLYYAPTGDNWINRLSRFKFKDGNFDMDSEQVILEVDSQREICCHTGGSIAFGPDGNLYLSTGDNSTPFDDKEATYVNSGYAPLNDIPGKEQYDARRSSANTNDLRGKILRIKVNEDGSYDIPEGNLFPVGTEKARPEIYTMGHRNPYRISVDLKRGYLYWGDVGPDARVDSLATRGPRGYDEMNQAREPGNYGWPMFIGDNFAYSKYNYETGESGRFFDPEKPINDSKNNTGLKELPPAQPAYAYYHYGESQDFPQTGSGGRNAMAGPTYWSDLYPNGGGLPSYYDGKVIIYDWMRGWMMAIHLFEDGSVNKMEPFAPDIELSNLIDMEMSPDGRVYLLEYGSGWFSANPDSGLSYIEYNGGNRAPVIDNFIVNNDSGSLPLTVTATVEAHDREGDSMSYVWDLGDGTTQETTEPTLTYTYKDAGSYKLNVTAKDTAGEEVSSLDQTIVAGNERPVVDIELDQANSSFYIPGQPIGYKVSVSDADSEVDEDNVYVSVEYRSGMDEVNMNLGHQQVSGAVMGKALTQSLDCKSCHKEKEASIGPNYLEVSEKYKGDRGATNYLMAKIIGGGSGVWGEVVMPAHPNVTQMEARQITQYIQSLTGGGNKKPSLPLTGTVRPETKENGEVFLLTASYTDQGTAEALPLTGSKTVVLASNTMIFPEGTPTEGMQAMTFGGMQLQLLNAAEGWLKIENTDLTGVSRLMAIVGWQEPPSIGYTMELRAGAPDGEVLGTGQLNPDGLSGQGGAIVIPIEKTDGVQPELYLTYKAEGEGGSPFALTQVQFN; encoded by the coding sequence ATGCACATGAAGAATTACATTTTAGGGGCGTTATGCCTACTTTTTGTTCTTGTTGGGTGTGAGAAAAAACGCCAAGGACCACCAAAGCTTTTGGTTTTTTCAAAAACAATGGCATTTAAACATGCTTCTATCCCATCAGGAATCGCGGCTCTTGAAAAATTGGGCCAAGAGAACAATTTTGTTGTTGACACTACAACAAACGGCCAATTATTTATCGACGAAAACTTGGCTCAGTATTCCGCAATCGTGTTTTTAAGTACAACAGGAAATGTGCTCAATGCACGTGAAGAAGCAGCTTTTGAGCGTTACATTCAAGCTGGAGGAGGCTATGTGGGCATTCACGCAGCGGCCGATACCGAGTACGATTGGGGCTGGTACAACAAATTGGTAGGTGCTCAATTCTTGAGTCATCCAGCAGGAACACCAGAGGCGGATTTTATCATAAAAGATAAAAACCACCCATCTACAGAATTTTTTACAGATTCCGTTTGGCACCGTAGCGATGAATTGTACAACTACAAAAATATTTACGATGGCATCAATGTTTTGATGACCGTGGACGAGTCCACCTACGAAGGTGGGGAAAACGGGGATTATCATCCAATGGCCTGGTACCATGAGTTTGATGGTGGCCGTGCGTTTTACACCGCAGCAGGACATACGGACGAAAGTTATACCGAGGAACTCTTCCTAAAACATGTACTTGGCGGTATTAACTATGCCATTGGTAAAAATCTTGAATTGGATTATGCCAAGGCAACATCTCAAATACCACCCGAAGCCGATCGTTTCAGTAAAGTAACATTGTCTACGGGACAATTTTTTGAGCCTACGGAGATGACAGTACTACCAAACAATGATGTGTTGATTGCACAGCGTAGGGGAGAAGTAATGTTGTATTCCGATGAGACCAAAGAAATCAGCCAAGTTGCCTTTTTGGATGTATACCATAAAACACTGGAAACACCAGGAGTAAATGCAGAACAAGGTTTAATGGGGCTTCAAAAAGACCCAAATTTTGCAGAAAATCATTGGATTTACCTGTATTATGCACCTACTGGTGATAATTGGATCAACCGTCTATCCCGTTTTAAGTTCAAGGACGGCAATTTTGATATGGATTCAGAGCAAGTTATTCTTGAAGTGGATAGTCAACGTGAAATATGCTGCCATACAGGAGGTTCCATTGCTTTTGGGCCTGATGGAAATCTATATTTATCAACCGGAGATAACTCAACACCTTTTGATGATAAAGAGGCTACTTATGTGAACAGTGGATATGCACCTTTGAACGATATACCGGGAAAGGAGCAATATGATGCTAGACGTTCCTCTGCAAACACCAATGATCTAAGAGGTAAAATTCTTCGAATCAAGGTGAACGAAGATGGAAGTTATGACATACCCGAAGGCAACCTTTTCCCTGTAGGCACAGAAAAAGCACGACCAGAAATTTATACCATGGGACATCGTAACCCGTACCGTATCTCGGTAGATTTAAAACGTGGATACCTGTATTGGGGCGATGTTGGACCTGATGCCCGTGTGGATAGTTTGGCGACCCGTGGCCCAAGAGGATATGATGAAATGAACCAGGCCCGTGAGCCCGGAAATTACGGTTGGCCCATGTTTATCGGAGATAATTTTGCCTATAGCAAGTATAATTATGAAACTGGGGAATCCGGAAGGTTTTTCGACCCAGAGAAACCAATCAACGACTCCAAAAACAATACAGGTTTAAAAGAATTGCCTCCTGCCCAACCAGCTTATGCATACTATCATTATGGAGAAAGCCAAGATTTCCCTCAAACAGGTTCGGGAGGAAGAAACGCCATGGCAGGACCAACCTATTGGTCAGATTTATACCCCAATGGCGGTGGTTTACCTTCTTACTACGATGGAAAAGTAATCATCTATGATTGGATGAGGGGTTGGATGATGGCCATTCATCTTTTTGAAGACGGTTCGGTGAATAAAATGGAACCTTTTGCCCCAGACATCGAATTGAGCAATTTGATTGATATGGAAATGAGTCCCGATGGACGCGTTTACCTATTGGAATACGGAAGTGGTTGGTTCTCTGCAAACCCAGACAGTGGTTTGAGCTATATTGAATATAATGGAGGCAACCGAGCCCCTGTAATAGACAATTTTATTGTGAATAATGATTCCGGTTCACTGCCACTTACAGTTACAGCTACTGTTGAAGCCCACGATCGAGAAGGTGATAGCATGAGCTATGTTTGGGATCTGGGAGATGGAACTACCCAGGAGACCACGGAACCCACTTTAACGTATACGTACAAAGATGCAGGTTCCTATAAACTTAATGTAACAGCTAAAGATACAGCAGGCGAAGAAGTTTCGAGCCTTGATCAAACCATAGTTGCGGGTAATGAGCGACCTGTAGTGGATATTGAATTGGATCAGGCAAATTCATCATTTTATATACCAGGACAACCAATCGGCTACAAGGTTTCGGTCTCTGATGCGGACAGTGAAGTTGATGAGGATAATGTTTATGTTTCGGTAGAATATCGTTCCGGTATGGACGAGGTCAACATGAATTTGGGCCACCAGCAAGTATCTGGTGCTGTAATGGGCAAAGCGTTGACGCAAAGTTTGGACTGCAAATCATGCCACAAGGAAAAAGAGGCGTCGATTGGACCAAACTATCTTGAAGTTTCGGAGAAGTACAAGGGCGACCGAGGTGCTACCAACTATTTAATGGCTAAAATTATTGGAGGCGGTTCCGGTGTCTGGGGCGAAGTAGTAATGCCTGCCCACCCTAATGTCACTCAAATGGAGGCAAGACAAATTACCCAGTACATTCAATCCTTAACAGGTGGCGGTAATAAGAAACCATCACTCCCCTTAACCGGTACAGTAAGGCCAGAGACAAAGGAGAATGGAGAAGTATTTTTGCTGACAGCTAGTTATACCGACCAAGGAACAGCGGAAGCGTTGCCATTGACAGGCTCAAAAACGGTTGTTTTGGCCAGTAATACCATGATTTTTCCAGAGGGTACGCCTACGGAAGGTATGCAAGCAATGACCTTTGGGGGAATGCAATTGCAACTTTTAAACGCTGCCGAAGGATGGTTGAAAATAGAAAACACAGATTTGACAGGTGTAAGTAGATTGATGGCCATTGTTGGATGGCAAGAACCTCCAAGTATAGGCTATACCATGGAGTTAAGGGCTGGAGCACCTGATGGCGAAGTCCTCGGAACAGGACAACTTAATCCTGATGGTCTCAGTGGCCAAGGAGGAGCTATTGTAATACCCATTGAAAAAACCGATGGAGTACAACCTGAGCTATACCTTACCTACAAAGCTGAAGGTGAGGGGGGAAGCCCTTTTGCACTGACACAGGTACAGTTTAACTAA
- a CDS encoding MFS transporter, translating to MNETKPSWFYLLLLILSGEAIFILPFVLPRVFRPTVLDVLELDNVQLGLCFSVYGLVAMVSYVLGGPLADKYQPQKLIAIALWMTALGGFVFAHYPAFWVLQILYGWWGFTTIFLFWAPMIKATRIWGGTDSQGKAFGFLDGGRGLTGALFSLMGVVVFSFFLSESPHLADLDDRKKAFTYVLYTASIIIILVGVLVWFFMKTTESDENIILERISWKDIKQVLKLPSVWLLMVIILCGYVGYKITDIISQYAEEVMLYNQVDSAKVGTLLQFLRPATGILFGLIADRLKITWLLVVSFVLALIGGLLFASGMIAPTTTLLFFISVVVIAAGVYGIRALYFGVMHVGKIPLALTGTAVGLISLIGYTPDVFAGPAYGMLLDAHPGEELGHQNVFWMLSAFALVGGVAAWVYHKKYGKDK from the coding sequence TTGAACGAAACAAAACCAAGTTGGTTCTATCTATTATTGTTGATTCTTTCGGGTGAGGCCATCTTTATCCTTCCTTTTGTATTGCCACGCGTTTTTAGACCCACTGTCTTGGATGTTTTGGAGTTGGACAATGTTCAGTTGGGGCTTTGCTTTTCGGTGTACGGTTTGGTAGCGATGGTTTCTTATGTGCTGGGTGGGCCTTTGGCAGATAAATATCAACCCCAAAAATTGATAGCCATTGCCTTGTGGATGACCGCTTTGGGTGGGTTTGTGTTTGCTCACTATCCAGCATTTTGGGTGCTCCAAATATTATACGGTTGGTGGGGCTTTACCACTATTTTCCTTTTTTGGGCACCCATGATCAAGGCCACAAGAATTTGGGGAGGAACCGATTCCCAAGGAAAAGCCTTTGGCTTTCTCGATGGCGGACGGGGACTAACAGGTGCCCTGTTCAGTTTGATGGGCGTAGTGGTCTTTTCGTTTTTTTTATCGGAGTCTCCCCATCTTGCCGATCTTGATGATCGCAAAAAAGCGTTCACTTATGTTCTCTATACAGCCTCCATTATCATCATTTTGGTAGGAGTTTTAGTGTGGTTTTTCATGAAAACCACAGAAAGTGATGAGAACATCATTCTTGAACGCATTTCTTGGAAAGATATAAAACAAGTGCTTAAATTACCTTCGGTTTGGCTGCTCATGGTAATTATACTGTGTGGTTACGTAGGTTACAAGATTACGGATATCATCTCGCAATATGCCGAAGAAGTCATGTTGTACAATCAAGTGGATTCCGCCAAAGTCGGAACCCTACTGCAATTTCTTCGTCCTGCCACAGGCATTCTTTTTGGTTTGATCGCGGATAGATTGAAAATTACATGGCTGTTAGTGGTAAGCTTTGTTTTGGCATTGATAGGAGGATTGCTCTTTGCCAGTGGCATGATAGCCCCAACAACCACACTCTTGTTTTTTATATCGGTAGTTGTGATTGCAGCAGGGGTTTATGGCATACGAGCCCTGTATTTCGGAGTAATGCATGTTGGTAAAATACCGTTGGCATTAACGGGAACCGCTGTCGGACTCATTTCTTTGATCGGCTATACCCCCGATGTCTTTGCGGGTCCGGCATACGGAATGTTGTTGGATGCACACCCTGGTGAGGAACTAGGACACCAAAATGTATTCTGGATGTTGAGCGCTTTTGCATTAGTTGGGGGAGTAGCAGCATGGGTCTATCACAAAAAGTACGGTAAGGACAAATAA
- a CDS encoding amidohydrolase family protein produces the protein MTRLLFLSLLPIFVSCKKETTNHYDLAITNAQVIHLETGKVEHQNIFISNGRIEAIEAVGSSNFKADSTIDASGKYLLPGFWDNHIHLRGGDTLMANNKNFLKLFIANGITTVRDAGGDLTHSVMEWKNKIASEELIGPTIFTAGPKIDGPKATWAGSLEVESEEDVVQALDSLEALKVDFVKIYDSRISPKNYLKAIEEAKKRGFTVSGHMPFTVTLDETINAGMDGIEHLYYIMKGSASNELEVTKKMNNGEMGFWNAMPALLDAYSGSTAQATFNKLKENDVFVVPTLHIGKTLSYLDEVDHTKDKYLKYMGKGIIKTYQGRIRSALNSSEEARENRKKLDTFFGKLAKSLNDAGVLLLAGSDSGAFNSYTYPGISLHKELQVMVENGVSPLDALRTSTMNGAKFLNQTNDYGAISKGKVSDLVILEANPLEDIENSQKIFAVIKGTQVFSKSELQELLNNAVIE, from the coding sequence ATGACCCGACTACTTTTTTTATCTCTCCTACCAATTTTTGTAAGCTGTAAAAAGGAAACCACCAACCATTACGATTTGGCAATCACCAATGCACAGGTCATCCATCTGGAAACTGGAAAAGTTGAACACCAGAACATTTTTATTTCCAACGGTAGAATTGAAGCGATCGAAGCAGTTGGCTCAAGTAATTTTAAAGCTGATTCCACCATCGACGCCTCTGGAAAGTATCTACTGCCCGGGTTTTGGGACAACCATATCCATTTACGGGGCGGGGACACTTTGATGGCAAACAACAAGAATTTTTTAAAATTATTTATTGCCAACGGCATTACCACGGTTCGTGATGCAGGTGGGGACCTTACCCATTCTGTTATGGAATGGAAAAACAAAATCGCTTCGGAAGAATTGATCGGCCCTACGATTTTTACTGCAGGCCCTAAAATTGATGGTCCAAAAGCCACTTGGGCGGGCTCTTTGGAAGTTGAATCGGAAGAAGATGTTGTACAGGCTTTGGATTCACTTGAAGCCTTGAAAGTAGACTTTGTAAAAATTTATGACAGCAGGATTTCTCCTAAAAACTACTTAAAAGCCATCGAAGAAGCCAAAAAAAGGGGATTCACCGTATCGGGCCACATGCCGTTTACTGTTACTCTGGATGAAACCATTAATGCCGGAATGGATGGCATTGAACACCTCTACTACATAATGAAGGGGAGTGCCAGCAATGAACTTGAAGTTACCAAAAAAATGAACAATGGCGAAATGGGCTTTTGGAATGCCATGCCCGCTCTTTTGGATGCTTATTCAGGTAGTACCGCGCAAGCGACTTTTAATAAATTAAAAGAAAACGATGTTTTTGTGGTGCCAACGCTTCATATTGGAAAAACATTAAGTTATTTGGATGAGGTTGACCATACCAAGGACAAATACCTTAAATACATGGGCAAGGGAATAATTAAGACCTATCAAGGCAGAATTCGATCAGCATTAAATTCATCTGAAGAAGCTAGGGAAAATCGTAAAAAACTTGATACATTCTTTGGTAAATTGGCTAAATCACTTAACGATGCTGGGGTTCTGCTATTGGCCGGGTCGGATAGTGGAGCGTTTAACTCCTACACTTATCCCGGCATATCTTTGCATAAAGAGTTACAGGTAATGGTGGAAAACGGAGTATCGCCATTGGATGCACTTCGCACCTCAACCATGAATGGCGCTAAATTTTTAAACCAAACCAATGATTATGGAGCTATTTCCAAAGGAAAAGTTTCAGACTTGGTTATTTTGGAAGCCAACCCGTTGGAAGATATTGAAAACAGTCAAAAGATTTTTGCAGTAATCAAAGGAACCCAAGTATTTTCTAAAAGTGAGTTACAAGAATTATTGAACAATGCTGTAATTGAATAG
- a CDS encoding DUF2490 domain-containing protein, with the protein MIKKLATLFILFGLLTANAQQPGEDEMGAWYMYFGTNKVSERFSIHTEAQFRFYESTSNFNQMLLRTGLNYHINPNAIATAGYGYIDTDNTYFELEGEINSKEHRIFEQFILKNKVWEFLFEHRYRLEQRFLDFGETTETQHRARYRIQMTLPLTNTFFLNFYDELFINLQDDLFGQNRLYGAVGIHISENSSVQLGYLRNQFANAVYNRLQFGVFYNPDLRGLFKKKKP; encoded by the coding sequence ATGATCAAAAAATTAGCAACCCTTTTTATCTTATTTGGATTATTAACCGCAAATGCCCAACAACCCGGGGAGGATGAAATGGGTGCCTGGTACATGTATTTTGGCACCAACAAAGTTTCGGAACGCTTCAGTATTCACACCGAAGCCCAGTTCCGATTTTACGAAAGCACCAGCAACTTTAACCAGATGCTTCTGCGAACCGGGCTCAATTATCATATAAATCCAAATGCCATAGCTACGGCCGGTTATGGTTATATTGATACCGACAATACCTACTTTGAGCTCGAAGGTGAGATCAACTCCAAAGAACATCGAATTTTTGAGCAGTTTATTCTAAAGAATAAAGTTTGGGAATTTCTCTTTGAACACCGTTATCGGTTAGAACAACGTTTCCTGGATTTTGGCGAGACTACCGAAACCCAGCATCGGGCACGTTACCGTATTCAGATGACCTTGCCCCTTACGAATACTTTTTTCTTGAATTTCTATGATGAGCTTTTTATTAACCTCCAGGATGATTTATTCGGTCAAAACCGACTATACGGAGCTGTTGGCATACACATTTCGGAGAACAGTAGTGTGCAGCTGGGATACCTGAGAAACCAGTTTGCCAATGCCGTTTATAACCGATTACAGTTCGGGGTTTTCTACAATCCGGATTTGAGGGGACTCTTCAAAAAGAAGAAACCTTAA